From a single Vibrio tubiashii genomic region:
- the greB gene encoding transcription elongation factor GreB has protein sequence MKTNLITREGFDRLKKELDFLWKEERPEVTKKVTWAASLGDRSENADYQYNKKRLREIDRRVRYLRKRLEQVKVVDYSPQQEGKVFFGAWVEIENEAGEIKAFRIVGPDEIYGDAKGYISIDSPMARALLKKEVDDEFSVKTPEGYKEWFVNTIRYSAE, from the coding sequence ATGAAAACGAACCTAATAACAAGAGAAGGCTTTGATCGACTTAAAAAAGAGCTCGATTTTTTGTGGAAAGAAGAGCGTCCAGAAGTGACCAAAAAAGTGACTTGGGCAGCGAGTCTCGGTGACCGGAGTGAAAACGCTGACTATCAATACAACAAAAAGCGCTTAAGAGAGATAGATCGCCGTGTACGTTATTTGCGTAAGCGTTTAGAGCAAGTAAAAGTGGTTGATTACTCACCGCAGCAGGAAGGCAAAGTATTCTTTGGAGCTTGGGTCGAAATCGAAAATGAAGCGGGTGAAATCAAAGCTTTTCGTATTGTCGGCCCTGACGAAATTTACGGTGACGCCAAAGGTTATATTTCGATTGATTCCCCGATGGCGCGCGCCTTATTGAAAAAAGAAGTCGATGACGAATTCAGCGTTAAAACCCCAGAAGGTTACAAAGAGTGGTTCGTTAACACTATTCGCTATAGCGCTGAATAA
- a CDS encoding putative ATP-dependent zinc protease, whose protein sequence is MKKILLALSVLSVSLASPLALADQASAAINASTQSPVYTLDDKLVLGRVESVYLDDIEALKGVSFAGKIDTGADTTSMHATNIHVSSSDPQFSQLKDHKLMKALIDFDPIDDVDYDDWNAELFAPYGVEVTFTIKHPHTGESIEVTRPIERVGVIRNRTQKEPILRPTITLPMTIAGKTVMTQVNLTDRNQFSAPILIGKTFLDNNAWVYAGYDYLQEQKNAQLVGKKESVEIAGVKQKISYSLQNNYSSLHATNINIDSNKQLVSFDVEDGNGSSETLTRPLVRMLNVSGKKRPMVFVPIDTNGAETQYWFVYLTDRSKLNSQLRLGKGTLNRRFMIDTSATSLLSGKPKTISSKSKAMQVSGEESLLLDGIELTAEPSLVVKTPLLKVASFEMFEKKGKEWVTYYLTDQSGEAKQFSKPINKTLKVGDSTRPVVFGTFTLYGEKVELPYAIDVLDEDETSDYFVIGQKMSKNGVLINTRTDHLLDSYPLFKAGHIEVAQVEGLSFPVKLDTGADVSSINAQNIKQFEKDGKPMVSFTYQNDLGMEKDFTLEVVDSMKIRAKKGEKPTIRPVVEMQVKLGELEKKIQVNLKDRSRFHYSMILGKNFLKYGAVVGSEHNYILTEKPDYEK, encoded by the coding sequence ATGAAAAAAATCTTACTGGCCCTTTCTGTACTATCTGTATCCTTAGCCTCTCCTCTGGCCCTAGCTGATCAAGCTAGCGCTGCGATCAATGCTTCTACCCAGTCTCCTGTTTACACCCTTGATGACAAACTTGTCTTAGGCCGGGTAGAAAGCGTTTATCTCGACGATATCGAGGCACTAAAAGGGGTTTCATTTGCAGGTAAGATTGATACTGGCGCAGACACGACATCGATGCATGCTACCAACATTCACGTTTCCAGCTCTGATCCCCAGTTTAGCCAACTCAAAGATCACAAGCTGATGAAAGCGCTGATCGACTTCGACCCTATTGATGATGTCGATTACGATGATTGGAATGCTGAACTTTTTGCCCCTTATGGTGTTGAAGTGACTTTCACCATTAAGCATCCGCACACCGGTGAGAGCATTGAGGTGACTAGGCCTATTGAACGTGTCGGCGTGATTCGCAATCGAACACAAAAAGAACCGATTCTGCGCCCAACCATCACCTTGCCAATGACTATTGCTGGCAAAACCGTCATGACACAAGTTAACTTGACCGATAGAAACCAGTTTTCCGCGCCAATTCTGATTGGCAAAACTTTTCTCGATAACAACGCTTGGGTTTACGCAGGCTACGATTACCTTCAAGAGCAAAAAAATGCGCAACTTGTTGGTAAGAAAGAGTCGGTTGAAATCGCTGGTGTAAAGCAGAAGATCAGCTACTCACTGCAAAACAACTACTCTTCACTGCATGCCACCAATATAAACATCGACTCTAACAAGCAACTGGTCTCTTTCGATGTCGAAGATGGCAATGGCAGCAGCGAGACACTCACACGCCCATTGGTACGTATGTTGAACGTGAGTGGCAAAAAGCGCCCCATGGTGTTCGTTCCAATCGACACTAACGGCGCTGAAACTCAATACTGGTTCGTCTACTTAACTGACCGTAGCAAACTCAATTCACAGCTACGTCTCGGCAAAGGCACGCTCAATCGACGCTTTATGATCGATACTAGCGCGACGTCTTTGTTATCAGGCAAGCCTAAAACCATCAGTAGCAAGTCAAAAGCCATGCAGGTTTCCGGTGAGGAGTCTCTATTACTTGATGGCATTGAATTAACGGCAGAACCATCACTGGTAGTGAAAACACCACTGCTAAAAGTCGCAAGCTTCGAGATGTTTGAAAAGAAAGGCAAAGAGTGGGTAACTTACTACCTCACAGACCAAAGCGGCGAGGCCAAGCAGTTTTCTAAACCGATCAATAAAACTCTAAAAGTCGGAGACTCCACTCGCCCAGTGGTATTTGGTACCTTCACCCTATACGGCGAGAAAGTTGAACTGCCGTACGCCATTGATGTACTCGATGAAGACGAGACCAGTGATTACTTCGTCATAGGCCAGAAGATGTCCAAAAATGGCGTACTCATAAACACTCGCACTGATCATCTCCTCGATTCCTACCCGCTATTTAAGGCAGGCCATATCGAGGTAGCGCAAGTCGAAGGTCTTAGCTTCCCCGTCAAACTTGATACTGGTGCAGACGTCAGCTCTATCAATGCACAGAACATCAAACAGTTTGAAAAAGATGGCAAGCCCATGGTCAGCTTTACCTACCAAAACGATCTCGGCATGGAGAAAGACTTTACCCTAGAGGTCGTCGATAGCATGAAAATCAGGGCGAAAAAAGGTGAGAAACCGACCATTCGTCCCGTCGTGGAAATGCAAGTCAAATTGGGTGAGCTAGAGAAAAAGATCCAAGTGAACCTCAAAGACCGTAGCCGTTTCCACTACAGCATGATCTTAGGTAAAAACTTCCTCAAGTATGGCGCTGTGGTGGGCAGTGAACATAATTACATCCTCACTGAAAAACCCGACTACGAAAAATAA